The following proteins come from a genomic window of Prionailurus viverrinus isolate Anna chromosome D1, UM_Priviv_1.0, whole genome shotgun sequence:
- the LOC125177152 gene encoding olfactory receptor 51L1-like translates to MPRFTMVVWNNNNTMEPIFILRGFHGLECVYSWISVPFCLAYLVAFIGNVTILSVIWIESSLHQPMYYFLSILALTDLGMSMSTLPTMLAVLWLDAREIQASACYAQLFFIHTFTFLESSVLLAMAFDRFVAICRPLHYTTILNNSVVGKIGLACLLRSMGVVLPTPLLLRHYHYCHDNALSHTFCLHQDILKLSCSDARISSVYGLCVVITTLGVDSVCILLSYILILNAVLGIASHEERRKALNTCISHICVVLIFFVPVIGVSIVHRFGKHLSPRIHIIMADIYLLFPPVLNPIVYSIKTKQIRLRILRRFGLRRGH, encoded by the coding sequence ATGCCAAGGTTCACCATGGTGGTCTGGAATAACAATAACACCATGGAGCCTATATTTATTCTGAGGGGATTTCATGGATTGGAGTGTGTCTATTCTTGGATCTCAGTCCCATTCTGTCTTGCATACTTGGTAGCATTTATTGGTAATGTTACCATCCTCTCTGTCATTTGGATAGAGTCATCACTCCATCAGCCCATGTACTACTTCCTTTCCATCTTGGCACTGACTGACCTAGGTATGTCTATGTCCACACTTCCCACCATGCTTGCTGTGTTATGGCTGGATGCTCGGGAGATCCAGGCAAGTGCTTGCTATGCTCAGCTCTTTTTCATCCACACATTCACATTCCTGGAGTCTTCGGTGCTACTGGCCATGGCCTTTGACCGTTTTGTTGCTATCTGCCGTCCACTGCACTACACTACCATCCTTAACAACAGTGTAGTAGGCAAGATTGGTTTGGCCTGCTTGCTAAGAAGCATGGGAGTTGTACTTCCTACACCTTTGCTACTGAGACATTATCACTACTGCCATGACAATGCCCTTTCCCATACCTTCTGTTTGCACCAAGACATTCTGAAATTATCCTGTTCAGATGCAAGGATCAGCAGTGTCTATGGCCTGTGTGTAGTTATTACCACACTTGGTGTGGATTCAGTCTGCATACTTCTTTCTTATATCCTGATTCTGAATGCTGTGCTGGGGATTGCATCTCATGAAGAGCGGCGGAAGGCACTCAACACATGCATATCCCATATCTGTGTTGTGCTCATTTTCTTTGTGCCAGTAATTGGGGTGTCAATAGTCCATCGCTTTGGGAAACATCTGTCTCCAAGAATTCACATCATCATGGCCGATATTTACCTGCTTTTCCCCCCAGTGCTTAACCCTATTGTCTATAGCATCAAAACAAAGCAGATTCGTCTAAGAATTCTCCGCAGGTTTGGACTGCGGAGGGGGCATTAA
- the LOC125177143 gene encoding olfactory receptor 51G2-like, whose amino-acid sequence MSVFNSSALYPRFLLTGLSGLESRYSLISIPIFLVYATSIAGNITILLIIRTEPSLHQPMYYFLSMLALTDLGLSTTTLPTMFSIFWFHAREISFNACLVQMYFIHVFSIIESAVLLAMAFDRFVAIREPLRYVAILTNGVITGIGLAIAGRALALVFPASFLLKRLQYHSVNILSYPFCLHQDLIKTTVSSRRVSSIYGLMVVICSMGLDSVLLLLSYILILGTVLNIASKTERVKALNTCISHICAVLTFYTPMIGLSMIHRYGQNVSPIVHVLMANVYLLVPPLMNPIVYSVKTKQIRDRILKKFKQQKF is encoded by the coding sequence ATGTCTGTCTTCAATAGCTCTGCCCTGTACCCTCGCTTTCTCCTGACAGGCCTCTCAGGCCTTGAAAGCAGATACAGCTTGATTTCCATCCCCATCTTCTTGGTGTATGCCACCTCAATTGCAGGAAACATCACCATCCTACTTATCATCAGAACTGAGCCTTCCCTCCACCAACCAATGTACTACTTTCTATCAATGCTGGCACTTACTGACCTGGGCCTATCTACTACAACCTTGCCTACGATGTTCAgcattttctggttccatgcccGGGAGATCTCTTTTAATGCCTGTCTGGTCCAGATGTACTTCATTCATGTTTTCTCAATTATTGAGTCAGCTGTGCTGTTGGCCATGGCCTTTGACCGCTTTGTAGCAATCCGAGAGCCCCTGCGCTATGTGGCCATTCTAACCAATGGTGTGATCACTGGGATTGGGTTGGCAATTGCTGGAAGGGCCTTGGCTCTGGTCTTTCCGGCTTCCTTTCTCCTAAAGAGGCTTCAATATCATTCTGTCAATATTCTCTCTTACCCATTCTGCCTGCACCAGGACCTTATAAAGACAACTGTATCCAGCCGTCGGGTCAGCAGCATCTATGGCCTCATGGTGGTCATCTGCTCCATGGGACTTGATTCAgtgctccttctcctctcctaTATCCTCATCCTTGGCACAGTATTGAATATAGCCTCCAAGACGGAGAGGGTGAAAGCCCTCAACACCTGCATCTCCCACATCTGTGCTGTGCTCActttctatacaccaatgatTGGGCTATCTATGATCCATCGCTATGGGCAAAATGTGTCCCCAATTGTCCATGTGCTCATGGCCAATGTCTACTTGCTGGTTCCACCCCTCATGAACCCCATTGTCTACAGTGTCAAGACCAAGCAGATTCGGGATAGAATCCTCAAGAAATTCAAGCAACAGAAATTTTAG